In Coprococcus phoceensis, the genomic stretch GCTGACAGAAGGAACAGTGGAAGTGGCAAGCCCGGTGAGTGGAAAAGTAATTCCTGTCTCAAAAGTTAACGATGAGGCATTTGCATCGGAAATGATGGGAAAGGGTGTTGGAATCATTCCAAATGATGGAAAAGTTTATGCACCGTTTGATGGAACAATATCCGCTTTATTTGACACAAATCATGCAGTTGGGTTAACAGGTGAAAATGGTCTGGAAACATTGATTCATATAGGGATTGACACTGTAAAATTAGATGGAAAAGGGTTCAAAGTCCACACAAAGACAGATGCATCAGTGAAAAAAGGTGATTTATTAGTGGAATTTGACAAAGAATTGTTGGAAAAAGAAGGTTTTGATACTACAGTAATTTTTATTGTTGTGAATATGGATCAGGTCAAAGACATGAAGATAGAGGACGAGAAAACAGTAAAAGCGTTGGAGTCTGTGATGGAAGTGACATGTTAGGAGGAGACAAATGCAAAAATTATCAGAAGATTTTCTTTGGGGCGGCGCAGTTGCTGCCCATCAGGTAGAAGGTGGCTGGAATAAAGGCGGAAAAGGAGTCAGCATCGCAGATGTGCTGACAGCGGGAGCGCATGGAGTGGATCGTAAAATTACAGACGGAGTGTTGGAAGGGCATTACTATCCGAACCATGAAGCGGTTGATTTTTACGGACATTATAAAGAAGATATCAAATTATTTGCAGAGATGGGATTCAAATGTTTCCGTACTTCGATTGCATGGACACGTATTTTCCCAAATGGGGACGATGAGTGTGCCAATGAAGAAGGACTTCGATTTTACGATGACTTGTTCGATGAATTGCTCAAATATAATATTGAACCGGTCGTGACACTGTCTCATTTTGAGATGCCGTATCATCTTGTAAAAGCATACGGTGGTTGGAAAAACCGGAAAGTAATTGATTTCTTTGTCAAATATGCAGAGACTGTAATGAAACGTTACCGGGACAAGGTAAAATACTGGATGACATTCAATGAGATTAACAACCAGAAAAATTATAAGTATCCGCTGTTTGGGTATACTTGTTCCGGTGTGATTTTCGAGCAGGAGGAAAATCCGGAAGAGTGCATGTATCAGGTGGTGCATCATGAACTGGTGGCAAGTGCGTTGGTAGTGAAAAAAGGACATGAGATCAATCCAAATTTTCAAATTGGATGTATGCTTGCATGCGTTCCAATTTATCCGTATTCCTGCAATCCAAAAGACATGATGTACTCTGTGGAAGCAATGCATGACCGATACCTGTTTGGAGACGTGCATGTGCGCGGGGCATATCCGTCTTACGCTTTGAAAGAATGGGAGAGAAAAGGATTCCGAATCAAGATGGAAGAGGGAGATTTGGAAATTTTACGTCAGGGTACTGTGGATTATATTGGTTTGAGCTATTATATGACAAATGCGGTGAAGGCAGATCATGTTGCGGAAGGCAATGGAGTTGACGGTTTCCCTGGAAGTGTTCCGAATCCATATGTAAAAATGTCGGACTGGGGATGGCAGATTGATCCAATCGGGCTTCGATATGCACTGAATTTACTATACGAACGCTATCAGAAACCATTGTTTATCGTGGAAAATGGATTTGGAGCAATTGATAAAATAGAAGAGGATGGCACGATTCAGGATGATTATCGAATTGCATATCTGAAAGCGCACATTGAGGAGATGGGAAAAGCAGTGTCACTTGATGGTGTGGAATTGATGGGATACACCCCTTGGGGCTGCATTGACTGTGTTTCTTTCACGACAGGAGAGATGAAAAAACGATATGGATTCATCTATGTTGACAAAGACAATGAAGGAAACGGTACATTAGAGAGAAGAAAGAAGAAATCCTTTGAATGGTATAAACAGGTAATCCAAAGCAATGGAGAAATACTGTAAGCAAGAAAAAAGATGGGGAATTTACCCATCTTTTTTCTTGCTGTCTCTATAGGGCTCTGATAAAATATAAGCAGAAAAACAGTACAAAAGAGGGATGAAGATGGAGAGGCATAAAACAAGAGGTATCCGAAAACGAAGGGCAGAAAAAAGGAAACAAAAGATCCGAAAGCTGTTTTTTGCAGCAGTTTTAGTGCCTTTCATTTTGCTGGCTGTTTTTGCAATCATATTTTTTCAGAAGAGACAAAATGAAAAGTTACTGAGACTTGAAGATGCTAAAAAACAGGAAACATTAAAACAAGAACAGCTAGAAAATGGCAAACAGGAAGTGGAAGAACTTTATCAATCCTATTTGGCAGAAAGAGAAGAGGCAGTGCCGGCGGCAGTAGAAGAAATGCAGTCCTTTTCGGACTGGTTTTTTTGAAACTTATCCGGAAAAAGCAAAAAAGGAAGTGCTGGAACTTGCATCGGACGGAAAATTAACAAAAGAATCCGTTTATCATGCTGCAGGGGAGAGCATGCATGTTGCCTATGATCGTTATAAAGGTTATTTGAATGATGCGGAGACCGCAAAACAATATGGAATTTATGAGCGGGATGGGAAAAAAGAAGAACAGGCAGAAGTGACGATTGCCGGAGATCTGTGTTTTGCAGAAGATGGATTTGTGCTGGATCATTATGATGAAGTCAATGATTTGGCACAATGTATTTCCCCAAAATTGTTGGAGATTACAAATGCAAGTGATATTTTTTATGTGAACCATGAATATGCGATCAGTGACCGTGGTGCGTCGCTTGCAGGGAAATATTATACATTTCGGGCACATCCAAAACGTATGGAATTGTTGAAAGAGATGGGGACTGATCTTGTTGCGCTTTCTAACAATCATGTATACGATTATGGTGAAGATGCATTTCAGGATACGATGAAGCTTTTAAAACAGGCAGATATTCCATATGTTGGCGGAGGATCAAACCTGGAAGAAGCAAAAAAGCCGGTATATTTTATTGGAATGGAATTAAGATCGGGTTTGTCGGAGCGTCGAATGAGGAAAAAATTCGCTATACACCACAGGCGGGAGAAGACAGTTCCGGAATTCTGCTTGCATATGATACGACAGCGTACAATCAGGTGATTTCAGATGCAGCAAAACAATGTGATTATCTGATTGCATATATTCATTGGGGGACAGAAGATACAAATGATTTTAATGACGTGCAGCAGCAGATGGGGAGAGAATTCCTGAATTCCGGAGCAGATATTGTTGTGGGCGGTCATCCACATGTCCTGCAAGGAATGGAATATGTAGATGGAAAACCGATTGTATATAGTCTTGGAGATTTTTGGTTTAATGGTGAGACAAAATATACCGGATTATTAAAGCTTCAGATAGACATAGACGGATTGCGGGAAATGTCTTTTGTACCGGCGCTTCAGACAGGATATACAACGCAGTATCTTGATGCAGAAGAAGAACAGATGGAATTATTTGGATTTTTAGAAAATTTGTCTCCGAATGTAGAGATAGATCAAACAGGAGTGATTCGGGAAAAATGATAATGCTTCCGTAAAAAATACTTGAATAACGGCTTATATTGGCATATAATATACGAGAAGTAAATAAGGATTCTTCGGGGCAGGGTGTAATTCCCTACCGGCGGTTACAGTCCGCGACCCATGAAAATGGCTGAACTGGTGGAATTCCAGTACCGACAGTAAAGTCTGGATGTGAGAAGAAGGTGTGTGCAATATATCACAACGATAATAGATGCCCTGAATTTTTTGATTCAGGGCATTTTTGCATGCGCGAAAGAAGAATTCCTTTTGTAAAGAAAAGGAGAGAAAAAAATGAGTACAACAACAATGACAGAAACAAGAGAAAAATCAAAGGAAAGAATTGGAGTGCGCGGTGTCGTGCAGATCGGTATGCTGTCTGCAATTGCGATTATTTTGATGCAGTTTGAAGTACCGCTTCCATTTGCGCCTCCGTTTTACAAAATCGATTTCAGTGAAATTCCGGTGCTGATTGGCTGTTTTGTAATGGGACCATTGGCAGGAGCGATCGTGGAACTGATTAAAGTAATTCTCAATGTGGTGATCAGCGGTACTACAACAGGGGGAGTTGGTGATATAGCGAACTTCTTAATAGGATGTGCAATGTGTGTGCCGGCAGGGATGATTTATAAAAAATATCATACGAGAAAGAGTGCACTTGCGGGAATGGCAGTAGGAACCGTATTTATGACGGTGATCGGGTGTATTCTGAATGCATATGTGCTGCTTCCGGTATACGCAAAAGCATTCGAGATGCCAATCGATGCGTTGGTCGCGATGGGAACAGCTGTGAACCACTCAATTACAAGTCTTTCTACGTTTGTGATTTTTGCAGTAGCTCCGTTTAATTTGCTGAAAGGGGTACTTGTATCTTTCATTGTGTTCCTGATTTATAAGAAAATCAGTCCGATTTTTAAAATGAACAAGTAAGTTGTAACCATGAAAATGCTGTGCTATAATTTTATAGCACAGCATTATTCGTGTGAAATATCAATTTAGATGGAGGAAACACATGTCTGTAAAATTTGAAGTGAAGATGACGGATAAGATCATGTATGATTTTCTGCTGTATCATACGTATACACATATGAGTGGTTTGCTGGGAGCAATGATTGGAGTGCTTGCCCTTGGGATGGGAATCAATTATATGCTGTCGGGAGATTCTATGGCGGCGATGCCGGCATTTATATTAGCGGCACTGTTCTTGGTGGTGACGCCGGTTTCCCTGAAAGGAAAGGCAAAGACACAGGTACAAAGAACGAAGATGTTTCAAAAGCCATTAGAATATGAATTGTCAGAAGAAGGCGTAACGGTAAGACAAGGGGAACTGGAAGTGACCAACAAATGGGAGGATTTTTCCAAGGCGGTCAGCACGAACCGTGCGGTGATTTTATATGTGACAAGGATGCGGGCGCTGATTTTCCCGAGAGAGTCTATGGAAGAGCAGTATGAGGCGGCGGTGAAGATGATTTCTACACATATGCCGCCTAAGAATGTAAAAATCAGACATATTGCAGGATAAAGAGAGGATTTTGAAATGATAATAGAGACAAGAAGTGCACAAGAGACTTATGAACTTGGACTCAAGATCGGAAAAGAAGCAAAAAAGGGCCAAGTTTATACAATGGTAGGAGACCTTGGAGTGGGAAAAACTGTATTTACGCAGGGGATGGCTCATGGACTTGGGATAAAAGAACCAATCAGCAGTCCGACATTTACCATTGTGCAGGTATATGATGATGGCAGAATGCCGTTTTATCATTTCGATGTGTATCGAATTGGTGATATCACAGAGATGGATGAGATCGGTTATGAAGACTATATTTATGGAGAAGGCGTCTCATTGATTGAGTGGGCAAATTTAATTGAAGAGATTCTACCGAAAGAACGGATCGAGATTCAGATTGAAAAAGATTTGGAACAGGGATTCGATTATAGAAAAATTACAATAGAAGAGAGGACGGCGTAGATATGCGGATATTGGCATTGGATAGTTCTGGTTTGGTTGCAACTGTCGCAATCGTGGAAGAAGAACAGATTTTGGCGGAGTATACAGTGAATTATAAAAAGACACATTCACAGACGTTACTTCCGATGTTGGATGAGATTGTCAAAATGACAGAGTTTGACCTGAACACATTGGATGCGATTGCGGTGGCAGGAGGACCTGGATCATTTACCGGACTTCGTATTGGTTCCGCAACTGCAAAAGGACTTGGTCTGGCATTGAACAAACCATTGATCCATATTCCGACAGTGGACGGATTGGCGTACAATTTATATGGAAATTCCGGACTGCTCTGTCCGATTATGGACGCAAGGCGAAATCAGGTATATACAGGATTATATCGTTTTGAAGGGGAACAGTTTGAAATTGTAGAAGAACAGATGGCAATTTCGCTGGAAGAATTAATAGGAAAATTAAATGCATATGGAGAAAAAGTGACATTTCTGGGGGATGGTGTTCCGGTTTATCAAACACAATTAAAAGAAGGACTTCAAACGGAATATCATTTTGCACCGGCACATAAAAACCGTCAAAGTGCGGCAGCAGTAGGAGCGCTCGCAATGCAATACTTAAAAGAAGGAAAGACGGAGACCGCAATGGAGCACCAGCCGGATTATCTGCGCCTGTCTCAGGCAGAAAGGGAGCGGGCAGAAAAAAATGCAAAGCTTTCGTAATATGAAAAAGCAGGATGCAGAGGCGGTTGCATTACTGGAAACATTGAATTTTTCAGATGCATGGAGCAGGCAAAGTCTTTTAGAGACGTATGAACAAAGACAGTCCTTTATCACAGTCGCAGAAGAAGATGGAGACATCATAGGGTACTGTATTATCTATTTTGTGATGGATGAAGGGGAAATTGCGCGAATTGCAGTGCACCCAAAAGAACAGCGCAGAGGGGTAGGGTGGCAATTGCTGGACTACACTTGTGAGACCTGTCGAGAGAAAAAAATTGGGCGTTTGATGTTAGATGTGCGGGAAAGTAATATGCCGGCGCGGAAATTTTATGAACACTATGGATTCACCAAAGATGGTGTCCGAAAAAACTTCTATGAAAAACCAGAAGAAGATGCCATTTTGATGAGTAGACAAATTGGATAGAGATTGACAGTTCAGGCAGCAGTTCCCACTAGGAATTACGATT encodes the following:
- a CDS encoding 6-phospho-beta-glucosidase yields the protein MQKLSEDFLWGGAVAAHQVEGGWNKGGKGVSIADVLTAGAHGVDRKITDGVLEGHYYPNHEAVDFYGHYKEDIKLFAEMGFKCFRTSIAWTRIFPNGDDECANEEGLRFYDDLFDELLKYNIEPVVTLSHFEMPYHLVKAYGGWKNRKVIDFFVKYAETVMKRYRDKVKYWMTFNEINNQKNYKYPLFGYTCSGVIFEQEENPEECMYQVVHHELVASALVVKKGHEINPNFQIGCMLACVPIYPYSCNPKDMMYSVEAMHDRYLFGDVHVRGAYPSYALKEWERKGFRIKMEEGDLEILRQGTVDYIGLSYYMTNAVKADHVAEGNGVDGFPGSVPNPYVKMSDWGWQIDPIGLRYALNLLYERYQKPLFIVENGFGAIDKIEEDGTIQDDYRIAYLKAHIEEMGKAVSLDGVELMGYTPWGCIDCVSFTTGEMKKRYGFIYVDKDNEGNGTLERRKKKSFEWYKQVIQSNGEIL
- a CDS encoding ECF transporter S component; translated protein: MSTTTMTETREKSKERIGVRGVVQIGMLSAIAIILMQFEVPLPFAPPFYKIDFSEIPVLIGCFVMGPLAGAIVELIKVILNVVISGTTTGGVGDIANFLIGCAMCVPAGMIYKKYHTRKSALAGMAVGTVFMTVIGCILNAYVLLPVYAKAFEMPIDALVAMGTAVNHSITSLSTFVIFAVAPFNLLKGVLVSFIVFLIYKKISPIFKMNK
- a CDS encoding YcxB family protein, with product MSVKFEVKMTDKIMYDFLLYHTYTHMSGLLGAMIGVLALGMGINYMLSGDSMAAMPAFILAALFLVVTPVSLKGKAKTQVQRTKMFQKPLEYELSEEGVTVRQGELEVTNKWEDFSKAVSTNRAVILYVTRMRALIFPRESMEEQYEAAVKMISTHMPPKNVKIRHIAG
- the tsaE gene encoding tRNA (adenosine(37)-N6)-threonylcarbamoyltransferase complex ATPase subunit type 1 TsaE; this translates as MIIETRSAQETYELGLKIGKEAKKGQVYTMVGDLGVGKTVFTQGMAHGLGIKEPISSPTFTIVQVYDDGRMPFYHFDVYRIGDITEMDEIGYEDYIYGEGVSLIEWANLIEEILPKERIEIQIEKDLEQGFDYRKITIEERTA
- the tsaB gene encoding tRNA (adenosine(37)-N6)-threonylcarbamoyltransferase complex dimerization subunit type 1 TsaB: MRILALDSSGLVATVAIVEEEQILAEYTVNYKKTHSQTLLPMLDEIVKMTEFDLNTLDAIAVAGGPGSFTGLRIGSATAKGLGLALNKPLIHIPTVDGLAYNLYGNSGLLCPIMDARRNQVYTGLYRFEGEQFEIVEEQMAISLEELIGKLNAYGEKVTFLGDGVPVYQTQLKEGLQTEYHFAPAHKNRQSAAAVGALAMQYLKEGKTETAMEHQPDYLRLSQAERERAEKNAKLS
- the rimI gene encoding ribosomal protein S18-alanine N-acetyltransferase — encoded protein: MKKQDAEAVALLETLNFSDAWSRQSLLETYEQRQSFITVAEEDGDIIGYCIIYFVMDEGEIARIAVHPKEQRRGVGWQLLDYTCETCREKKIGRLMLDVRESNMPARKFYEHYGFTKDGVRKNFYEKPEEDAILMSRQIG